From Apis mellifera strain DH4 linkage group LG5, Amel_HAv3.1, whole genome shotgun sequence, the proteins below share one genomic window:
- the LOC102655148 gene encoding uncharacterized protein LOC102655148 encodes MGLVNAVYSWPSVKALYFSVFSMNLAGLIALAFAILWAVRFERGFGDYLNLITPDEFFRIRVTHVRLYVCGLTCRSRRAGDGHVWTGIILSTALCCSPAYILGIKCWLCLRLEPTRTDLGDRHKVDDTADPQDINRLFYFHVVACLLSGFLVAILNATYLILLSGFQQKSRDGLTEAIEKYGIDIAVKARVDAVQTELECCGDTNYEDWFRIPWLKLSMEGPKDVQKGPRLEGQWRSAPEEQEEETSTPVDVPFSCCSNSIPKPCIHHDILSPSAVYDYNPKHLTISTSGCRSKIINRGEVIRIFLTGYLLLLFAYQITLSIFSRLLQTAHSNEMYIGPQKTRYYVWIFFKPEDFPENGIKSKLRLQRKRSRSKISTTFSKSSDEEEISTQRPKSRKSSMKVLTKIRSRISSVKSKSVPVIKSALSSKNFRSKKKFAHRHQLEDMERDEEERPDEERKLLSKTTRSEIVMLKNHLSIFSLLSDDSSLNLPPPPPPPPLSPFIPILDVENESKQTINIVENNISEQFATIVEDKSERIVEMVENESGQISKMVKNENEQIVVRDKSEQIVKIVEEHKSEQIAKVVSSKSLELGKLDYPLQESMVRIPNSGRRIKVLEKFGKIWERIDKGTQHRESGGADILKRNSKINNYLKKSSRVKLSTTDVYDRFRGTLQHTLARRETIQAQKELKKAYNPKVENNPDIKRSHVLAKIRHNIPPSYRLLADFEAHKRPFLQTYPKSSPLSRSFSPPPPPLPSPLSPSPPSPSPATPPPPAPPLPPPLPPPPLPALPPPPSPSNLRLKPIPRRQRQCSICNRPVQQSATSSSESLIEAYENTRRFSSSIRRKAYGPFS; translated from the exons ATGGGCCTGGTAAATGCCGTTTATAGCTGGCCTTCCGTGAAAGCACTCTACTTTTCTGTTTTCTCTATGAATCTGGCCGGCCTGATAGCCCTCGCTTTTGCCATCCTCTGGGCCGTACGATTCGAAAGAGGCTTTGGCGATTATCTGAACCTCATCACTCCAG atgaattttttagaattcgcGTAACGCATGTTCGTTTGTATGTGTGTGGGTTAACGTGCAGATCACGACGAGCAGGTGACGGTCACGTATGGACCGGAATAATACTCTCCACCGCCTTGTGCTGTTCTCCTGCCTATATCCTGGGAATCAAATGTTGGTTGTGCTTGAGATTAGAGCCAACGAGGACCGACCTGGGGGATCGACATAAAGTCGACGATACGGCGGATCCTCAAGATATAAATCGACTTTTTTACTTCCACGTGGTTGCCTGTTTACTGTCGGGATTTTTGGTAGCGATTTTAAACGCGACTTATCTGATTCTGTTGAGCGGGTTCCAGCAAAAAAGTCGCGATGGCTTGACAGAAGCTATTGAGAAATACGGTATCGATATTGCCGTAAAGGCGAGGGTGGACGCTGTTCAAACTGAACTAGAATGTTGCGGAGATACCAATTACGAGGATTGGTTCCGAATTCCGTGGCTTAAACTGTCTATGGAGGGACCAAAGGATGTGCAGAAAGGTCCTCGGCTGGAAGGGCAGTGG AGATCAGCACCAGAGGAGCAAGAGGAAGAAACTTCCACGCCCGTAGACGTACCTTTTTCTTGTTGTTCCAATAGCATTCCTAAACCTTGTATTCATCACGACATTCTGAGCCCCAGTGCCGTGTACGATTACAATCCTAAACATTTGACCATTAGTACCAGTGGGTGTAGATCGAAGATTATAAATCGAGGTGaagttattcgaatattcttgACAGGAtaccttcttcttttattcgcGTATCAG atAACTTTATCGATTTTCTCACGATTATTGCAAACCGCTCACAGCAACGAAATGTACATAGGGCCTCAAAAGACGCGTTACTACGTCTGGATATTCTTCAAGCCGGAAGATTTTCCCGAAAACGGGATAAAGAGCAAACTACGGTTGCAAAGGAAACGGTCGAGAAGCAAGATTTCCACTACGTTCTCGAAAAGTTCGGACGAGGAGGAAATAAGTACGCAGCGTCCGAAAAGTAGGAAGAGCAGTATGAAAGTTTTAACGAAAATTCGCTCGAGAATCTCCTCGGTTAAATCGAAAAGCGTGCCTGTTATTAAATCTGCTTTATCctcgaagaattttcgaagtaagaaaaaattcgCTCATCGTCATCAGTTGGAGGATATGGAGAGAGACGAAGAGGAGAGACCGGACGAAGAGAGGAAGCTTCTTTCCAAAACTACTAGATCCGAGATTGTTATGCTGAAAAATCATCTCTCCATTTTTTCTCTACTGTCGGACGATTCCTCGTTAAATTTGCCcccaccgccgccgccgccgccactgTCGCCGTTTATACCTATCCTTGACGTAGAGAACGAAAGTAAACAAACCATTAACAtcgtggaaaataatataagcgAACAATTCGCTACGATCGTAGAGGACAAAAGCGAACGAATCGTCGAGATGGTAGAAAACGAAAGCGGACAGATCTCCAAAAtggtgaaaaatgaaaatgaacagATAGTGGTGCGAGATAAGAGCGAACAAATCGTCAAGATCGTAGAGGAGCATAAAAGCGAGCAAATCGCCAAGGTAGTGTCTTCAAAATCGTTGGAATTGGGAAAACTCGATTATCCGTTACAGGAAAGCATGGTCAGAATTCCGAACTCTGGTAGACGGATAAAGGTGTTGGAAAAATTTGGTAAAATTTGGGAACGCATCGATAAGGGTACGCAGCACAGAGAAAGCGGTGGAGCGGATATTTTGaagagaaattcgaaaattaataattatctgaaGAAAAGTAGTCGCGTGAAATTAAGCACAACCGACGTCTACGACAGATTTCGTGGCACTCTTCAGCACACTCTGGCCAGAAGGGAAACCATTCAAGCccaaaaagaattgaaaaaagcgTACAATCCCAAAGTGGAAAACAATCCAGATATAAAACGTAGCCACGTTTTGGCAAAGATACGGCACAACATTCCACCCTCTTACCGTTTACTAGCCGACTTCGAAGCTCACAAAAGGCCTTTTTTACAAACGTATCCGAAATCATCGCCCCTTTCGCGCTCTTTCtcgcctccccctcctcctctcccttctcccctctctccctctcccccctctccttcccctGCTACCCCTCCGCCTCCCGctccccctcttcctcctcctctcccaccTCCGCCCCTCCCTGCTCTTCCTCCACCGCCATCTCCGTCAAATCTTCGACTAAAGCCGATACCGCGAAGGCAACGACAATGCAGCATATGCAATCGTCCTGTTCAACAAAGCGCAACCTCTTCTTCCGAATCTCTCATCGAAGCTTACGAGAATACTCGAAGGTTTTCCAGTTCGATTCGAAGGAAAGCTTACGGCCCGTTCTCGTAG